In one window of Zhihengliuella sp. ISTPL4 DNA:
- a CDS encoding helix-turn-helix domain-containing protein, giving the protein MTDLFTKLPHWLIRESDLDGNELLLYIAMLSRANSKGICFPSVSLLAKEARMSESTVRRTRKRLVDKGLVTVTRRMIGDSRNDSNLYQVALPKRPPVKFVEDDPVDNLPPEPHDDVSNGSHSDWGGSTVTVPPFQGDRWGGVTVTGEEEPLQEDPLKKTLSVENDAFEFSDLGITEAQWWLLSDLYIHLTGKTPSDRTQAEWRVLSSDDARELIGRFYSNVGRNDDYTGPEYGTPAYAELTERGKKWADGGMIPDNVLTGEAA; this is encoded by the coding sequence ATGACCGATCTGTTCACGAAGCTCCCGCACTGGCTGATCAGGGAGAGTGACCTCGACGGCAACGAATTGCTGCTGTACATCGCGATGCTGAGCCGCGCGAACTCGAAGGGGATCTGCTTCCCGAGCGTGAGCCTGCTGGCCAAGGAAGCGCGGATGTCGGAGAGCACGGTTCGCCGTACCCGCAAGCGCTTGGTCGATAAAGGTCTCGTGACTGTGACGCGGCGGATGATCGGCGATTCACGGAACGACTCGAACCTCTATCAGGTCGCGTTGCCGAAGCGCCCACCGGTCAAGTTCGTCGAGGACGACCCTGTGGATAACTTGCCGCCCGAACCGCACGATGACGTTTCGAATGGCAGTCACAGTGACTGGGGTGGTTCCACGGTGACAGTACCCCCCTTTCAGGGTGACCGGTGGGGTGGTGTCACGGTGACTGGGGAAGAAGAACCACTACAAGAAGATCCATTGAAGAAGACTCTTAGCGTCGAAAACGACGCATTCGAGTTCAGCGACCTGGGGATAACAGAGGCGCAATGGTGGCTTCTGTCCGACCTCTACATTCACCTCACAGGCAAAACGCCAAGTGACCGCACTCAAGCCGAATGGCGCGTACTCAGCTCAGACGACGCTCGCGAGCTCATCGGCCGCTTCTACTCGAACGTTGGCAGGAACGACGACTACACCGGTCCGGAGTACGGGACTCCCGCCTACGCGGAACTAACTGAGCGCGGCAAAAAGTGGGCAGATGGCGGGATGATCCCCGACAACGTCCTGACCGGAGAAGCCGCATGA
- a CDS encoding Lsr2 family DNA-binding protein, with amino-acid sequence MSALETKLNPGAVRAWARANGIPVSKTGKIALHVRECYAEAHPQYVAEPDTELQARTSRPDLFALADDMVEAEMVRTGRLSFEPPADEQRREEPRSLAEWLRLRDELADTIAQHVGGSPSVREAAEALLVQGWMRNAAA; translated from the coding sequence ATGAGCGCGCTCGAAACCAAACTGAATCCGGGAGCAGTGCGCGCCTGGGCGCGCGCGAACGGCATCCCCGTCAGCAAGACCGGCAAGATCGCACTGCACGTTCGGGAATGCTACGCCGAAGCGCACCCGCAGTACGTCGCAGAACCGGACACCGAGCTGCAAGCACGCACTTCCCGTCCTGATCTGTTCGCCCTCGCTGACGACATGGTCGAAGCAGAGATGGTGAGAACCGGTCGCTTGAGCTTCGAGCCGCCAGCGGACGAACAGCGGCGTGAAGAGCCGCGGTCTTTGGCTGAGTGGCTCAGGCTTCGCGACGAGCTTGCTGACACGATCGCACAGCATGTCGGCGGTTCTCCCTCCGTCCGTGAGGCAGCCGAAGCGCTCCTTGTGCAGGGCTGGATGCGGAACGCTGCTGCCTGA
- a CDS encoding helix-turn-helix domain-containing protein, translating to MYTPFRFERNPDSTPDERYGGVMPDPRKTMRNVDKTFGPTLREARERRGLSQAALAEAMQALGFDFQQQTIYKIESGNRRATIGEAAGFARALQLDDVSSLVNGKNSLAVSLVLRPVQSAYDDVFFASQRLLHAQLEVARLVSKIDDDSQLPERQIDNLHDALRFDPVSIAMEALALARGSLEHDENISEPIKAIMREAWHTTDG from the coding sequence GTGTACACGCCATTTCGTTTTGAGCGCAACCCGGATTCCACACCCGATGAGCGTTACGGTGGAGTCATGCCAGATCCGCGCAAGACGATGCGAAACGTCGATAAAACCTTCGGACCGACGCTCAGAGAAGCGCGCGAGCGCCGCGGTCTGTCGCAGGCAGCACTCGCCGAGGCGATGCAGGCGCTGGGCTTCGACTTCCAGCAACAGACGATCTACAAGATCGAGTCGGGCAACCGCAGGGCCACGATCGGCGAAGCCGCTGGCTTCGCGCGCGCACTCCAACTCGATGACGTAAGTTCGCTGGTCAACGGCAAGAACTCGCTCGCAGTATCGCTCGTACTTCGCCCCGTGCAATCCGCATACGACGATGTGTTCTTCGCGAGCCAGCGGCTCTTACACGCCCAACTAGAAGTAGCTCGTCTCGTAAGCAAGATCGACGACGATAGCCAGCTCCCGGAACGCCAGATCGACAACCTGCACGATGCCTTGAGGTTTGATCCGGTGTCCATCGCGATGGAAGCCCTCGCTTTGGCCCGGGGGTCGCTCGAGCACGACGAGAACATCAGCGAGCCCATCAAGGCGATCATGCGAGAGGCTTGGCACACCACGGATGGCTAA
- a CDS encoding tyrosine-type recombinase/integrase codes for MAKRVVQNVYSYPSKKAESGVLWRARYRSPSHKIIEKRGFADRDQAEAWLTAEKTKINTGDWADPRKARVTVGALAPAWLALKKAKLKPSSYAPLEASWRNYVGPRWSDVELRRIVNSEVAEWVASMGKSPTMTLRAYGVLNGILKQAVRDGRIPRNPADGIDSLPRKTSRQEHRYLTPAELHAVADASGPHRALVLVLGYCGLRWGEAIALRAQDVDLERRRLSVRRNAVETLGTIHEGTPKTRAGARQVPVPRVVAEALAPIVAGALPEALVFPGPTGSYMKRVRASAGSKSWWKSALRSANLEPMVLHELRHTAASIAVSAGGNVKAIQRMLGHESAAMTLDIYADLFDDDIETLLARIDALTGVVVDGNSVAD; via the coding sequence ATGGCTAAGCGGGTCGTCCAGAACGTCTACTCCTACCCGTCGAAGAAGGCTGAGTCGGGCGTTCTCTGGCGGGCGCGATATCGGTCGCCGTCCCACAAGATCATCGAAAAGCGCGGATTCGCTGACCGCGACCAGGCTGAAGCGTGGCTCACAGCGGAGAAGACCAAGATCAACACCGGAGATTGGGCTGACCCGCGCAAGGCGCGCGTGACGGTAGGTGCATTGGCGCCGGCATGGTTAGCGCTGAAGAAGGCCAAGCTCAAGCCGTCGTCGTACGCGCCGCTGGAGGCATCCTGGAGGAACTACGTCGGTCCTCGCTGGTCTGATGTCGAGCTGCGTCGCATCGTCAACAGCGAGGTAGCAGAGTGGGTGGCCTCAATGGGCAAGTCGCCAACGATGACCCTGCGCGCGTACGGGGTTCTGAACGGAATCCTGAAGCAGGCGGTTCGTGATGGCCGTATCCCGAGGAACCCCGCGGACGGGATCGACTCGTTGCCACGGAAGACATCGCGACAGGAACACCGCTACCTCACTCCTGCCGAACTGCACGCTGTAGCGGACGCCTCAGGGCCGCACAGAGCGCTGGTACTGGTGCTTGGGTACTGCGGCCTTCGGTGGGGCGAGGCAATCGCTCTACGAGCCCAGGACGTTGACCTGGAGCGTCGCCGACTGTCTGTTCGACGCAACGCGGTCGAGACCCTGGGGACGATTCACGAGGGCACCCCAAAGACGCGAGCGGGCGCGCGCCAGGTGCCGGTGCCTCGAGTGGTTGCAGAAGCTCTGGCTCCGATCGTTGCCGGGGCGCTGCCGGAAGCGCTAGTGTTTCCCGGCCCCACCGGGAGCTACATGAAGCGAGTTCGAGCGTCGGCTGGTTCGAAGTCGTGGTGGAAGAGTGCCCTGCGTTCCGCCAACCTCGAGCCGATGGTTCTTCATGAGCTGAGGCACACGGCCGCGTCGATCGCCGTGAGCGCCGGTGGCAACGTCAAAGCCATTCAGCGGATGCTCGGCCACGAGTCTGCCGCGATGACGCTCGACATCTACGCTGATCTGTTCGACGACGACATTGAGACGCTTTTGGCACGGATCGACGCCCTCACAGGAGTCGTGGTTGATGGCAATTCGGTGGCAGATTAG
- a CDS encoding potassium channel family protein yields MSESSGAHVRAGFTAPADPRRGALGYAAVLALLFVSYGLCAAQPGTIPSPWAFLAMLVTVAIVFRVTRAHALVQRVSWVVLSAAGLAALLAAFFATDSPALAVALSAASMIALLVAPWAIIAHQVTRRGLDVEALLAAVTAYILVGMFFAFVYNLLSLLLPTPLFGDAASDSLGNQLFFSFTALTTTGYGNLVPVGSGVQALAVAEGITGQLFLITAVARIMRGASAQRPTPTPA; encoded by the coding sequence ATGTCCGAGTCATCGGGAGCGCACGTCCGCGCGGGGTTCACCGCCCCGGCCGACCCGAGGCGCGGCGCCCTCGGCTATGCCGCCGTGCTCGCACTCCTTTTCGTGTCGTACGGACTGTGCGCAGCCCAGCCGGGCACGATCCCCAGCCCCTGGGCGTTCCTGGCGATGCTGGTCACGGTCGCTATCGTGTTCCGCGTGACCAGGGCGCACGCCCTCGTGCAGCGGGTGTCGTGGGTCGTGCTCTCGGCTGCCGGGCTGGCCGCTCTCCTCGCGGCATTCTTCGCCACAGACAGCCCGGCCCTCGCCGTCGCCCTGTCCGCCGCCTCCATGATCGCCCTGCTCGTCGCGCCGTGGGCGATCATCGCGCACCAGGTCACCCGCCGCGGACTCGACGTCGAGGCCCTCCTGGCCGCTGTGACCGCGTACATCCTCGTCGGCATGTTCTTCGCCTTCGTCTACAACCTGCTGTCGCTGCTGCTGCCGACCCCGCTGTTCGGCGATGCGGCGAGCGACTCCCTCGGCAATCAACTCTTCTTCTCGTTCACTGCCCTGACGACGACGGGCTACGGCAACCTCGTCCCCGTCGGATCGGGCGTGCAGGCGCTGGCCGTCGCCGAGGGGATCACCGGGCAGCTCTTCCTCATCACCGCCGTCGCCCGCATCATGCGGGGCGCGAGCGCTCAGCGCCCCACACCGACACCGGCCTGA
- a CDS encoding LacI family DNA-binding transcriptional regulator — translation MAVSVREVAEDAGVSVGTVSNVLNRPEKVATETVARVQASIDRLGFVRNDAARQLRAGRSRTIGLVVLDIRNPFFAEVIRGAEERADQHGLSVLVANSDEKQEREAMHLDLFEEQRVTGVLVTPVAESLPRLVRMHERGTHAVLVDRESQDERFASVAVDDVEGGRIATEHLLAVGRRRIAFVGGPVALRQVSDRLGGAQAAAAAAGIGLEFIPTSALTVEEGRRAGAQILDRAPEDRPDAVFAANDLLALGLLQSLVMTGDARVPEDIALVGYDDIDFAAAAVIPLSSVRQPAALIGSTAVDLLLRGQDDVAPAPEHVLFRPELVARRSTTGE, via the coding sequence ATGGCCGTCAGCGTGCGGGAGGTCGCCGAGGACGCGGGTGTCTCCGTCGGGACCGTGTCGAACGTGCTCAACCGGCCGGAGAAAGTGGCGACGGAGACGGTCGCCCGGGTGCAGGCATCCATCGACCGCCTCGGATTCGTGCGCAACGACGCGGCGCGGCAGCTCCGTGCCGGGCGCAGCCGCACGATCGGGCTCGTCGTGCTCGACATCCGGAACCCGTTCTTCGCCGAGGTGATCCGCGGGGCTGAGGAGCGCGCCGACCAGCACGGACTCTCCGTCCTCGTCGCGAACAGCGACGAGAAGCAGGAGCGCGAGGCGATGCACCTGGACCTCTTCGAGGAGCAGCGGGTGACGGGTGTGCTCGTCACCCCGGTGGCGGAGTCCCTGCCGCGGCTGGTGCGGATGCATGAGCGCGGGACGCACGCCGTCCTCGTCGACCGGGAATCGCAGGATGAGCGGTTCGCCTCGGTCGCCGTCGACGACGTCGAGGGTGGCCGCATCGCGACCGAGCACCTGCTCGCGGTCGGCCGTCGCCGGATCGCCTTCGTCGGCGGGCCGGTCGCGCTGCGCCAGGTCTCCGACCGCCTGGGCGGCGCGCAGGCCGCGGCGGCCGCGGCGGGGATCGGATTGGAGTTCATCCCGACCTCCGCACTCACCGTCGAGGAGGGACGCCGGGCCGGTGCGCAGATCCTCGACCGGGCCCCCGAGGATCGGCCGGACGCCGTCTTCGCGGCCAACGATCTCCTGGCCCTCGGCCTCCTGCAGAGTCTCGTGATGACCGGGGACGCCCGGGTTCCCGAGGACATCGCGCTCGTCGGCTACGACGACATCGACTTCGCCGCGGCCGCCGTGATCCCGCTCAGCTCGGTGCGGCAGCCGGCCGCGCTGATCGGCTCCACCGCGGTCGACCTGCTGCTACGGGGCCAGGACGACGTGGCGCCTGCTCCGGAGCACGTGCTGTTCCGGCCGGAGCTCGTCGCCCGCCGCTCGACGACCGGAGAGTGA